One window of Psychrobacillus sp. FSL H8-0483 genomic DNA carries:
- a CDS encoding PQQ-dependent sugar dehydrogenase → MIKVKVSLRPIVNKINLPTVLKTTIVPGDSIERLFIATQIGEIFYIGNGVIRTFLDIRPRIIKLGVSGGGYDERGLIGLAFHPEFQYNGLFYLHYSVAGTQGPGALPNSEAAGRGQDGLPEFFQPNPCDPRTLNLKWINRETQFDHIDTVEEWILQSNGQSRKRRALLNLRRPFFNHNGVNSLNFSPETGKLVLTTGDGGSGYDPFNLSQDDMEIAGKIIEIDVAKNTLIDNPPVVTRFNELPAPIQETLTVISKGVRNIPGISFQRFDNQYIKYVGNVGQDLVESIFSFVHYKPIPVTQLIQTSLMKSEPDLEGFINFGWRGWEGAFPASIIRGCSANPTLEEKTIAYYNDAVKTSVLRLQPLTSYFHKDPRPDKFGGTALTGVQAYMGNGIPDLKGSVVFTDFARDEGSQPPIRGVLAYTKVRPDCKLNDFSVIETDYNFGSQSAFYVSLGTNLNQTRLYLGVYGSMNVTDFNQGTIFEIVP, encoded by the coding sequence TTGATAAAAGTTAAGGTTAGTTTACGGCCCATTGTAAATAAAATAAATTTACCCACGGTTTTGAAAACAACTATAGTTCCGGGTGACTCAATCGAAAGATTATTTATTGCAACCCAGATAGGAGAGATCTTTTACATTGGAAATGGAGTTATAAGGACTTTTTTAGATATTCGCCCGCGAATAATAAAACTAGGTGTTTCTGGTGGTGGATATGATGAACGAGGATTGATAGGGCTAGCGTTTCATCCCGAATTTCAATATAACGGTCTGTTTTATCTTCATTATTCTGTAGCTGGTACACAAGGTCCAGGTGCTCTTCCTAATTCAGAAGCTGCAGGACGAGGCCAAGATGGTCTTCCTGAATTTTTTCAGCCTAATCCGTGTGACCCCAGAACCTTAAATCTAAAGTGGATTAATAGAGAAACTCAATTTGATCATATTGATACAGTTGAAGAATGGATTTTACAATCGAATGGTCAATCTCGAAAACGGCGGGCATTACTTAATTTAAGAAGACCATTTTTTAATCATAATGGTGTCAATAGCTTAAACTTTTCACCTGAAACAGGAAAACTTGTTTTAACAACCGGAGATGGTGGATCAGGCTATGATCCATTTAATTTAAGCCAGGATGATATGGAAATCGCCGGTAAAATAATTGAAATTGATGTAGCTAAGAATACATTAATCGATAATCCCCCCGTAGTCACACGTTTTAATGAACTTCCTGCACCTATTCAGGAAACACTTACGGTAATTTCCAAAGGGGTTCGTAATATACCTGGTATTTCATTTCAAAGGTTTGATAATCAATATATCAAATATGTGGGAAATGTCGGACAGGACTTAGTAGAGTCGATTTTTTCATTCGTTCATTATAAACCAATACCGGTTACTCAACTTATTCAAACTTCTTTAATGAAATCCGAACCTGACCTAGAAGGATTTATTAACTTTGGCTGGCGAGGGTGGGAAGGTGCTTTTCCTGCTTCCATTATAAGGGGCTGCTCTGCAAATCCGACTTTAGAGGAGAAAACAATTGCCTATTACAATGATGCAGTAAAAACTTCAGTGTTACGTCTTCAGCCTCTGACTAGTTATTTTCATAAGGATCCCCGACCTGATAAGTTTGGAGGTACTGCACTTACAGGAGTGCAAGCCTATATGGGTAATGGAATTCCCGATTTAAAGGGCAGCGTTGTGTTTACCGATTTTGCCCGTGATGAAGGATCTCAACCACCGATTAGAGGGGTTTTAGCTTATACCAAGGTAAGACCAGATTGTAAATTAAATGATTTTAGTGTTATTGAAACCGATTATAATTTTGGGTCTCAATCAGCTTTTTATGTTAGTTTGGGAACGAATCTGAATCAAACCAGACTATATTTAGGGGTTTATGGCTCTATGAATGTGACTGATTTTAACCAAGGTACTATTTTTGAAATTGTTCCATGA
- a CDS encoding AAA family ATPase, with amino-acid sequence MTVGTTHSGKTTFANLLEKRLINSVVIDQDVQGEFLEKHYPSLLPEKGPKILKFALSQTVVEFAIHKTDNHFILCNSNRQKQPRLNLIEKFKKEGFQTLIVNFDLPLDILKDRIKNSHRDTTILRNVSNYDEVLDIQLKQTKIEGFTPPTEDEVNHLFTITNETDVKTVIEKIINLV; translated from the coding sequence ATGACAGTAGGGACAACACATAGTGGAAAAACTACATTTGCTAACCTTTTAGAGAAAAGATTAATAAATTCAGTTGTTATTGACCAAGATGTACAAGGAGAATTTTTAGAGAAACATTATCCATCTTTATTACCAGAAAAAGGACCCAAAATTTTAAAATTTGCTCTTTCACAAACAGTAGTAGAATTTGCTATTCACAAAACCGATAATCATTTTATTTTATGTAATTCTAATCGACAAAAACAACCTCGATTAAATTTGATAGAAAAATTTAAAAAAGAAGGTTTTCAAACCCTTATTGTAAATTTTGATTTACCACTAGATATATTAAAAGACCGTATTAAAAATAGTCATCGAGATACAACAATCCTTAGAAATGTTTCAAACTATGATGAAGTATTAGATATTCAGCTAAAGCAAACAAAAATAGAAGGTTTTACTCCTCCCACTGAAGATGAAGTGAACCACCTATTCACTATTACTAATGAAACTGATGTTAAAACAGTTATTGAAAAAATCATTAATTTGGTTTAA
- a CDS encoding glutathionylspermidine synthase family protein has product MYKSNRQQFYSQIEQFWADLYDEEYALYDLYEVTEDEVEKIRLATERTGKIYFKIAHLLRNVPDEILLEMGYPEQTLHFLRLKILEAESVIARFDFIPYNDSYKCIEINADTPTFIKELFFVNERICHAFAMENPNAKMEQLLKDMVRKSVAQSKPSQKAHIVFTAHEQNIEDYYTTLYLMQFIPGAKFTPLHQLQIQNGVGLFDEDGKQIDVLYRQTFPIENVIQDEDEAQNPIGLWLLELVEQNLLIIINPPSAFLLQNKAVQAVIWGLHEESNVFFSAEEHEWISEYFLPTYLEENPFIEKGLHFVKKPVFGREGNTVEIYDKSGQLIKEDVQKSYNQYIKVYQQYIEQPKVTFQSEKGEQVGEMLIGSFLISGKPGAIGLRVGGMITNNLSYYLPIGIKRTI; this is encoded by the coding sequence ATGTATAAAAGCAATCGTCAACAGTTTTATTCACAAATAGAACAGTTTTGGGCAGATTTATATGATGAGGAATATGCACTTTATGATTTATATGAAGTAACAGAAGATGAAGTGGAAAAAATTCGATTAGCGACGGAACGCACCGGCAAAATTTATTTTAAAATCGCACATTTGTTGCGTAATGTACCAGATGAAATATTACTTGAAATGGGCTATCCAGAACAAACCCTTCATTTTCTTCGGTTAAAAATTTTAGAGGCTGAAAGTGTAATCGCGCGCTTTGATTTTATTCCATATAACGACAGCTACAAATGTATTGAAATAAATGCAGATACACCAACATTTATTAAAGAATTGTTTTTTGTTAATGAACGTATATGTCATGCGTTTGCTATGGAAAATCCAAATGCTAAAATGGAGCAACTTTTAAAAGATATGGTTAGGAAAAGTGTTGCTCAAAGTAAACCTTCACAAAAGGCACATATTGTCTTTACTGCGCATGAACAAAATATAGAAGACTATTATACAACGCTTTACTTAATGCAATTTATACCTGGAGCTAAATTTACACCGTTACATCAACTACAAATACAAAACGGAGTCGGATTGTTTGATGAGGATGGGAAGCAAATTGACGTTTTGTATCGTCAAACGTTTCCTATTGAAAATGTAATTCAAGATGAAGACGAAGCACAAAATCCAATCGGTTTATGGTTACTTGAGTTAGTTGAACAAAATTTGTTAATAATTATTAACCCACCTTCTGCGTTTTTGCTTCAAAATAAAGCGGTACAGGCTGTTATTTGGGGCTTACATGAGGAAAGCAATGTATTTTTTTCAGCTGAGGAGCATGAGTGGATTTCCGAGTATTTTTTACCAACATATTTAGAAGAAAATCCATTTATCGAAAAAGGCCTGCACTTTGTAAAAAAGCCTGTATTCGGTCGTGAAGGAAATACAGTTGAAATTTATGACAAGAGTGGACAGTTAATAAAAGAAGATGTACAAAAATCTTATAATCAGTATATAAAGGTGTATCAGCAATATATCGAGCAACCAAAAGTAACTTTCCAAAGCGAAAAGGGGGAACAAGTAGGGGAAATGTTAATTGGTAGCTTTTTAATTAGTGGGAAACCAGGTGCTATTGGATTGCGAGTAGGTGGGATGATTACAAACAATTTGTCGTATTACTTGCCCATAGGAATAAAAAGGACTATCTAA
- a CDS encoding DUF350 domain-containing protein — MNVYVNFLSYLGVSLSLLIIGMLLFTLSTPKIKEFQLIANKNVAAAMLLGGKVVGLAIVLGAAAEYSISLIDMAVWGAIGIVAQVIVFFLAELMTIRFSIQKAIEEDNRAVGTILLSLSVAVGWIVAKCLSY; from the coding sequence ATGAATGTGTATGTAAATTTTTTATCATATTTAGGCGTATCACTGAGCTTATTAATTATCGGGATGCTGTTATTTACGTTAAGCACGCCCAAAATTAAAGAGTTTCAATTGATTGCCAATAAAAATGTAGCAGCTGCAATGCTTTTAGGTGGTAAAGTGGTGGGGCTAGCAATTGTATTAGGGGCTGCTGCCGAGTATTCCATATCGTTAATAGATATGGCCGTTTGGGGCGCAATCGGAATTGTAGCGCAAGTAATTGTATTTTTCCTTGCAGAACTAATGACAATTCGTTTTAGTATTCAAAAAGCGATTGAAGAAGATAATCGAGCAGTCGGAACGATTTTATTATCGTTATCAGTAGCAGTTGGCTGGATTGTTGCGAAATGTTTATCTTACTGA
- a CDS encoding aminotransferase yhxA: MEKTKKMMVGISATALTLSLAGCGTSTSSLPPKPTDQSCRDWDWSEEDGVWQCDESSSGHYGAYYYGGRYYKNKSALSSSADYTSYKSSESFKAVKSSSGFGSGSKSFGG, translated from the coding sequence ATGGAAAAAACTAAAAAAATGATGGTCGGTATATCAGCAACAGCATTAACGTTAAGCTTAGCTGGCTGTGGCACATCTACAAGTAGCTTACCACCAAAGCCTACGGATCAAAGTTGTCGCGATTGGGACTGGTCAGAGGAGGATGGCGTATGGCAATGCGATGAAAGTAGTTCAGGCCATTACGGCGCATACTACTATGGGGGACGCTATTATAAAAATAAGTCTGCATTAAGTAGTAGCGCTGACTATACAAGTTATAAAAGTAGTGAGAGCTTTAAAGCGGTAAAATCGAGCTCAGGTTTTGGCAGTGGCTCAAAAAGTTTCGGGGGATAA
- a CDS encoding S-layer homology domain-containing protein yields the protein MKQFMTFIVAFLLTIPMISNAKAESNQAFSDLKGNSAAEAILYLHDKHIISGYPDGTFRPNEPITRAQAAAMLLKALDIEVIENPTVQFKDVTTKSNYYSILATINEKGIIRGENGYMRPGETTSRAQMAAILRRAFNMPLDSQPTFTDVSPAHWAYSDINSIAKNRVASGYPDGSFKPSNIVTRAHFSAFLARAMEDSMKVKAYKSFVGEIGSEIVRDGWKYTIKNYKLVKINQQTNEEIVLLSRDNFEYVEGHFEERLGRDYPIILYNNDLYIPYQRVIGMMFEIPSSFGLMKTTIEGGKFEEIKLPFMSYNIRERNMYVWNDRIYYTVEKEPRDFEPSYKDIPNVDDSLFLYSLNLSGGDLKLESKFSARFIFEDIGGKIGTFPYTQNHKSVEYEHSTIYYFNKKGVFKYSLLDKKTAQLSSIQAKDMIVTDKGLEIIDVRDKKHILKK from the coding sequence ATGAAACAGTTTATGACGTTTATCGTTGCATTTTTGCTAACGATTCCTATGATATCCAACGCAAAAGCGGAGTCTAACCAAGCATTTTCAGATTTAAAAGGAAACAGTGCCGCCGAAGCAATTTTATATTTACATGACAAGCATATTATCAGTGGCTATCCAGATGGTACATTCAGGCCAAATGAACCTATAACGCGTGCACAGGCAGCGGCAATGTTATTGAAAGCACTTGATATAGAGGTAATTGAAAATCCTACCGTTCAGTTTAAAGATGTAACGACCAAATCGAACTATTATTCCATACTAGCGACAATCAATGAAAAAGGAATAATTCGTGGAGAAAATGGTTATATGCGACCAGGGGAAACAACCTCTCGCGCACAAATGGCTGCCATTTTACGGAGAGCGTTCAATATGCCTTTAGATAGTCAGCCAACTTTTACAGATGTATCTCCGGCACATTGGGCTTATTCAGATATTAATAGCATTGCTAAAAATCGGGTTGCAAGTGGTTATCCAGATGGTTCTTTCAAACCATCTAATATAGTTACACGTGCACATTTCTCCGCATTTTTAGCTCGTGCAATGGAAGATTCGATGAAAGTGAAGGCTTATAAATCCTTTGTTGGTGAAATCGGTTCAGAAATTGTCCGGGACGGATGGAAGTATACGATTAAAAACTACAAGCTAGTCAAAATAAATCAACAGACAAATGAAGAAATTGTCTTACTTTCAAGAGATAATTTTGAATATGTAGAAGGCCACTTTGAGGAGAGACTTGGAAGAGACTACCCGATTATTTTATATAATAATGATCTCTATATCCCATACCAAAGAGTTATTGGAATGATGTTTGAAATTCCTTCTTCATTTGGTTTGATGAAGACAACGATAGAAGGTGGAAAGTTTGAAGAAATTAAGCTTCCGTTTATGTCGTATAATATAAGAGAAAGAAACATGTATGTATGGAATGACAGAATCTACTATACAGTAGAAAAAGAACCACGTGATTTTGAGCCTTCCTATAAAGATATACCCAATGTAGATGATTCCTTATTTCTTTATTCCCTCAATTTAAGTGGAGGAGATTTAAAATTAGAATCCAAATTTAGTGCTCGATTCATTTTTGAGGATATTGGTGGAAAAATCGGTACATTCCCTTATACACAAAATCATAAATCCGTAGAGTATGAGCATTCAACCATCTACTATTTTAATAAAAAAGGGGTATTTAAATACAGCTTACTAGATAAGAAAACAGCTCAATTATCTAGCATTCAAGCAAAAGATATGATAGTAACAGATAAAGGACTAGAGATTATAGATGTACGAGATAAAAAACATATATTGAAAAAATAA
- a CDS encoding site-specific integrase, which translates to MELLLSNAWASFEADKRIEGFSSQTLKAYQLQSLLLIGYFKDVELELLDTNQLKEYLAISGKQLKPTSLAHRIRFMKSFFRWSHEEGYLSKNPTTKIKTPR; encoded by the coding sequence ATGGAATTGTTACTGTCAAATGCATGGGCTTCGTTTGAAGCTGATAAGCGAATAGAGGGTTTTTCTTCGCAAACGTTGAAGGCATACCAGTTACAGTCATTGCTACTAATTGGTTATTTTAAAGATGTAGAACTGGAATTGCTAGATACAAATCAACTAAAGGAATATCTTGCTATATCCGGCAAGCAATTAAAACCAACCAGTCTTGCACATCGTATCCGCTTTATGAAATCGTTTTTTCGTTGGTCTCATGAAGAAGGCTACCTGAGTAAGAACCCAACTACCAAAATTAAGACCCCAAGGTAG
- a CDS encoding DUF5412 family protein, translating into MERKYNLWSFLLCLLVTALSLQNLYASYNHSWSVAPPASVLWLLTFITFFMGISGFRDKSNRGARWRSWLTVLIAFPLSAIFLLGIVVNTFAREPIATTQSPDSKMTIDFYTLNGGAATSISVVGIVDGPLWFKKNIYSDDNMHKADVAWTSNDIIIINNHTLNLDKGEAFSD; encoded by the coding sequence GTGGAAAGAAAATATAATTTGTGGTCTTTTCTTTTATGCTTGTTAGTAACTGCTCTTTCTTTACAGAATTTATATGCTTCTTATAACCACTCGTGGTCAGTTGCACCACCTGCTTCGGTTTTATGGTTGCTCACTTTTATTACTTTTTTTATGGGTATTTCGGGATTTAGAGACAAAAGCAACAGGGGAGCAAGATGGAGAAGTTGGCTGACTGTCTTAATTGCATTTCCACTTTCAGCAATTTTTCTATTAGGGATAGTAGTGAATACATTTGCAAGAGAACCCATTGCAACAACCCAATCACCCGATTCTAAAATGACAATCGACTTCTACACATTAAATGGTGGTGCAGCTACTTCTATTAGTGTAGTAGGAATAGTAGATGGTCCCCTTTGGTTTAAGAAGAATATCTACTCTGATGACAATATGCACAAGGCAGATGTGGCTTGGACAAGTAACGATATTATTATAATAAATAATCACACTTTGAACTTAGATAAAGGGGAAGCTTTTTCGGATTAA
- a CDS encoding DUF3139 domain-containing protein produces MNEMKNVTRQEVFLCLKTVILEKLLVLICGVFFVAHLKIENTKTEYEKRVTSYLVDEKGYEKKDIKSVDGIYGVKLPPYYVVVVFEDEPYVKYIYYAHDGVNQIEYILKEEAIKININKSELKNYDPLNEIDKYIIE; encoded by the coding sequence ATGAATGAAATGAAGAATGTTACAAGACAAGAGGTGTTTTTATGTTTAAAAACGGTGATATTAGAAAAATTACTTGTGCTTATATGTGGAGTTTTCTTTGTAGCACATCTAAAAATAGAAAACACTAAAACTGAATATGAAAAGAGGGTGACTAGTTATCTGGTGGATGAAAAGGGATATGAAAAGAAAGATATAAAATCTGTTGATGGAATATATGGAGTAAAATTGCCGCCATATTATGTAGTAGTAGTTTTTGAAGATGAACCTTATGTTAAATATATCTATTATGCACATGATGGGGTCAACCAAATTGAGTATATTCTCAAAGAAGAGGCGATAAAGATTAATATTAATAAATCCGAATTAAAAAATTATGATCCTTTAAACGAAATTGATAAATATATCATTGAATAA
- a CDS encoding NUDIX hydrolase, which yields MSDININQNVKTSGAYVLYRGLFIFQVGPIEEADNLGVVRLGGHKEFEETALETARREVFEEASMKITPINSPITFHMSEWGNKPSIIRLGEEIAPILVKGNEQESLSIMYLSYSENEPNPSSETNGLLLLTPEDVHFICNNKITLNDFIKQNGKAILKGNINRDLFLIPFPQLLFLSKLLKEHPDLFIIK from the coding sequence GTGAGTGACATTAATATTAATCAAAATGTAAAAACGTCGGGTGCTTACGTTTTATATCGGGGGCTGTTTATTTTTCAGGTTGGTCCTATAGAAGAGGCAGATAACCTTGGAGTAGTTAGACTTGGTGGGCATAAAGAATTTGAAGAAACCGCATTAGAGACAGCTAGGCGTGAAGTTTTTGAAGAGGCTTCAATGAAAATAACTCCAATAAATTCTCCAATAACTTTTCATATGAGTGAGTGGGGAAATAAACCTTCCATAATACGGTTAGGCGAGGAAATAGCTCCAATTTTAGTTAAAGGAAATGAGCAGGAATCTTTATCAATAATGTATCTTTCCTACTCTGAAAATGAACCAAATCCCTCTTCAGAAACTAATGGACTTCTACTACTAACTCCAGAAGATGTTCATTTTATCTGTAATAATAAAATTACTTTAAATGATTTTATTAAACAAAATGGAAAAGCGATACTAAAAGGAAATATAAATAGAGATTTATTTTTAATACCTTTTCCTCAACTATTATTTCTTTCAAAATTGTTAAAAGAACATCCAGATTTATTCATCATAAAATAA
- a CDS encoding methyl-accepting chemotaxis protein, which yields MRSSLKIKMLMVFSILLVISCFLISFFVYRSSLDLVKETVGQQNLAMIDHAISKIDDKGYQNLEIDAKKEGYYQELQKELGSVKEFYEVSSLYTMSRVKKGEDYEYYYMVDSTPSEGSTIGVQEESPESYPKMKQVFETGKVQFQLSNDEEYGAILAIYAPIKNKAGDVIGLLGADLDATEVYEAMDANQIKIITITLIVLLLGICIVYFFTDYLTKPIRKLTSQVRKIGNGDLTVVIETGRKDEIGLLTQAFQQMVLDLQNIILGINVGSKQLIDTTNSVAKSSEKASEAISQISASVQEVTAGAHAQYKSSEESSVTLEQMSEGIQQIAEASSNVSQLSSISLQNVELGNSSIEKVIHQMNVIRQSVQLSANAIKKLENQSNEVSLIINIIRDIATQTNLLALNAAIEAARAGESGKGFAVVAEEVRKLAEQSEKSANSISDLISKINVDTNLTVHTMNVVTGNVENGIQAVEEAGKSFESILHSIQGVVSHTKQVSVTSEEMSAFSEEITAGIMETTMLAHKAAKATEGVADRTIEQENFNQDILYAVLRLNKMAEELEKTVSKFDVGVKNTDSSDVI from the coding sequence ATGAGAAGTAGCTTAAAGATTAAAATGTTAATGGTTTTTTCAATTTTACTTGTTATTTCGTGTTTTCTGATTAGCTTTTTTGTTTATCGTTCATCGTTAGATCTAGTGAAAGAGACTGTTGGTCAACAAAATTTAGCTATGATTGATCATGCAATCTCTAAGATAGATGATAAAGGATATCAAAATTTAGAAATTGATGCTAAAAAGGAAGGGTATTATCAAGAATTACAAAAAGAACTAGGCTCTGTTAAAGAGTTTTATGAGGTATCTAGTTTGTATACGATGTCTCGTGTGAAGAAGGGTGAGGACTACGAATACTACTATATGGTAGATAGTACGCCAAGTGAGGGTTCAACGATTGGCGTTCAAGAGGAATCACCAGAATCCTATCCTAAGATGAAACAAGTATTTGAAACTGGGAAAGTACAATTTCAGTTATCAAATGATGAAGAATATGGTGCTATACTAGCTATTTATGCTCCGATAAAAAATAAGGCTGGAGATGTGATTGGATTATTGGGGGCAGATTTGGATGCCACAGAAGTTTATGAAGCCATGGATGCCAATCAAATTAAAATTATTACTATTACACTGATTGTCTTATTATTAGGAATCTGCATTGTTTATTTCTTCACAGATTATTTAACGAAGCCTATACGAAAATTAACATCACAAGTAAGAAAAATTGGTAATGGTGATTTAACTGTCGTGATAGAAACTGGTCGAAAGGATGAAATTGGACTTCTAACACAAGCATTTCAACAGATGGTATTAGATTTACAAAATATCATTCTTGGCATTAATGTTGGGTCCAAGCAGTTAATTGACACGACCAATTCAGTTGCTAAAAGTAGCGAGAAGGCAAGTGAAGCAATTAGCCAGATTTCTGCGTCCGTTCAGGAAGTAACGGCAGGAGCTCATGCACAGTATAAAAGCTCGGAGGAAAGCTCTGTTACATTAGAGCAAATGTCAGAGGGCATTCAACAAATTGCTGAAGCTTCTTCAAATGTATCTCAATTATCATCGATTAGCTTACAAAATGTAGAGCTTGGAAATAGTAGCATTGAAAAAGTGATTCATCAAATGAATGTTATTCGTCAATCTGTTCAATTATCGGCAAATGCAATTAAAAAACTCGAGAATCAATCAAACGAAGTTTCGCTTATTATTAATATCATTCGTGACATTGCTACACAAACGAATCTACTTGCGTTAAATGCTGCGATTGAAGCGGCTAGAGCAGGCGAATCTGGAAAGGGCTTTGCTGTAGTAGCTGAGGAAGTGAGAAAGCTAGCTGAGCAATCGGAAAAATCAGCAAATAGCATATCGGATTTGATTTCTAAAATAAATGTGGATACGAATTTAACAGTACATACAATGAATGTTGTAACAGGAAATGTAGAAAACGGTATTCAAGCTGTTGAGGAAGCTGGAAAATCATTTGAAAGTATTCTCCATTCTATTCAGGGCGTAGTATCTCATACAAAGCAAGTCTCTGTAACTTCAGAAGAAATGTCAGCATTCTCGGAGGAAATCACAGCAGGAATTATGGAAACGACGATGCTTGCACATAAGGCTGCAAAGGCAACAGAAGGTGTGGCCGACCGAACAATTGAGCAAGAAAACTTCAATCAAGATATCCTTTATGCCGTTTTAAGGCTTAATAAAATGGCGGAAGAACTTGAAAAAACAGTTTCAAAGTTTGATGTAGGTGTCAAAAATACAGATAGTTCCGACGTTATTTAA
- the sspO gene encoding small acid-soluble spore protein O — protein sequence MSNSPKNNLSGNASDEQAARKNLSREFDHELANKPLTPAERLNNKKTKKRQ from the coding sequence GTGAGCAACAGCCCGAAGAACAATTTAAGTGGTAACGCTAGTGATGAGCAAGCGGCTAGGAAGAATTTATCAAGAGAGTTTGATCATGAACTTGCAAACAAACCCTTGACACCGGCAGAGAGACTTAATAATAAGAAAACGAAGAAGCGGCAATGA
- a CDS encoding RNA helicase, producing the protein MKQLIYYIDKGNGRFEPFYEYMATNVGFDEFYARQLCTYFVMHGTQFELISNEMEENVEVLILKEIGRNLSGEDEQSFRGRGIHIEFRSPNERENYRVLSHIPCETHFEVIRYLLKDVVDVPIVGQMLVTSTEIDEDRGVYVIYVTDLKVS; encoded by the coding sequence TTGAAGCAGTTAATTTATTATATCGATAAAGGAAATGGCCGTTTTGAGCCGTTTTATGAATATATGGCAACCAATGTAGGCTTCGATGAATTTTATGCACGACAGCTTTGTACATATTTTGTTATGCATGGTACACAATTTGAACTAATATCGAACGAAATGGAAGAAAATGTGGAAGTGCTCATACTAAAAGAGATAGGACGTAATTTATCTGGTGAAGACGAACAAAGCTTCCGTGGACGAGGCATCCATATCGAATTTAGAAGTCCAAATGAACGTGAAAATTACCGAGTGCTCTCACATATTCCTTGTGAGACTCATTTTGAAGTTATTCGTTATTTACTAAAGGATGTTGTAGATGTTCCTATAGTTGGACAAATGCTCGTTACTTCTACTGAAATTGACGAAGACCGTGGTGTATATGTGATTTATGTAACAGATTTGAAAGTGAGCTGA
- a CDS encoding DUF1572 family protein has translation MDIGSEYLKIVIKRFKEAKVTAEKAIEQLTESELFWAPNEESNSVAIIVKHMSGNMVSRWTDFLITDGEKPFRNRDDEFMGDIQTKEQMMELWEIGWNTFLNGLKSIEEEQLLKTITIRNEPHSVMQAIERQMYHYSYHIGQIIYVAKFLKSSDWKTLTIPRKK, from the coding sequence ATGGACATAGGTAGCGAATATTTAAAAATAGTTATTAAACGATTTAAGGAAGCGAAAGTGACCGCCGAAAAAGCAATAGAACAATTAACCGAGAGCGAATTATTTTGGGCTCCTAATGAAGAGTCCAATAGTGTCGCCATCATTGTGAAACATATGAGTGGTAATATGGTATCTCGGTGGACTGATTTCCTTATAACAGATGGAGAAAAACCTTTCCGAAATCGTGATGATGAATTTATGGGAGACATTCAAACCAAAGAACAGATGATGGAACTGTGGGAAATTGGCTGGAATACTTTTTTAAACGGATTGAAAAGTATTGAAGAAGAACAACTCTTAAAAACAATTACAATCAGAAATGAACCCCATTCAGTTATGCAAGCTATTGAACGCCAAATGTACCACTATTCTTATCATATTGGACAAATCATTTATGTAGCAAAATTTTTAAAATCAAGTGATTGGAAAACATTAACTATACCTCGAAAAAAATAA